Proteins encoded in a region of the uncultured Paludibaculum sp. genome:
- a CDS encoding 6-phosphofructokinase → MPKRIVILTGGGDVPGLNAVIKQVTYRGVGMDYEVIGVRRGWEGLTHLNLDDADSKSRYILPLTPLNTRTIDRTGGTFLHSSRTNPAKMKSLPDHLKGLTFPTRDIEKGGKVSSVFDVTSQVLKNLEALGADTVIAIGGDDTLSYARRLHDEGVKVIAIPKTMDNDVQHTEYCIGFSTAITRAESAIQRQRTTVGSHERIGIFRIFGRDAGYTALYTAYVTNIRCVIPEFKVDLDRLINLLVQDKKSNPSNYSLVLLSEGAEWEGYQVKHYGEADAYGHQKKANVGDDLAAEIKSKTKEETIVSDLTYDLRSGDPDFTDKLVACTYGNMAMDALAEGNCGLMTGIVNGCFDMVEIPDPKLGPRKVELGSMYNTERYRPNYSNKRGLPIFLCRA, encoded by the coding sequence ATGCCCAAGCGTATTGTGATCCTTACAGGCGGCGGCGACGTCCCCGGTTTGAATGCCGTGATCAAGCAGGTAACCTACCGTGGCGTTGGCATGGACTATGAAGTGATTGGTGTTCGTCGCGGCTGGGAGGGTCTCACCCACCTGAACCTGGACGACGCCGACAGCAAGTCGCGCTACATCCTGCCGCTCACCCCGCTGAACACCCGCACCATCGACCGCACTGGCGGCACGTTCCTGCACTCCTCGCGCACGAATCCGGCGAAGATGAAGTCTCTTCCGGACCACCTGAAGGGCCTGACCTTCCCGACGCGCGACATTGAGAAGGGCGGCAAGGTTTCCAGCGTTTTCGACGTGACCTCGCAGGTTCTGAAGAACCTGGAAGCGCTCGGCGCCGACACCGTGATTGCCATCGGCGGCGACGACACGTTGAGCTACGCACGCCGTCTGCATGACGAAGGCGTGAAGGTCATCGCGATTCCGAAAACGATGGACAACGATGTGCAGCACACCGAGTACTGCATCGGGTTCTCGACCGCCATCACGCGCGCGGAGAGCGCCATCCAGCGCCAGCGCACGACGGTGGGTTCGCACGAACGCATCGGCATCTTCCGCATCTTCGGCCGCGACGCCGGCTACACGGCGCTCTACACCGCGTACGTGACGAACATCCGCTGCGTCATCCCCGAGTTCAAAGTGGATCTGGACCGCCTGATCAACCTGCTGGTGCAGGACAAGAAGAGCAACCCGTCGAACTACTCGCTGGTGCTGCTGTCGGAAGGCGCCGAGTGGGAAGGCTATCAGGTCAAGCATTACGGCGAGGCCGACGCCTATGGCCATCAGAAGAAGGCCAACGTGGGTGACGATCTGGCGGCCGAGATCAAGTCGAAGACGAAGGAAGAGACCATCGTCAGCGACCTGACCTACGATCTGCGCTCCGGCGACCCGGACTTCACCGATAAACTCGTGGCCTGCACGTATGGCAACATGGCGATGGACGCCCTGGCCGAAGGCAACTGCGGCCTGATGACGGGCATCGTCAACGGCTGCTTCGACATGGTGGAAATCCCCGATCCGAAGCTGGGGCCGCGCAAGGTGGAACTGGGCTCGATGTACAACACCGAGCGGTACCGCCCGAACTACTCCAACAAGCGCGGGCTGCCGATCTTCCTGTGCCGCGCCTAA
- a CDS encoding chloride channel protein, which yields MRRWTEPEQGQSGQTLLILSFVIGALVGLVVVAFILLTGRLAARMYPPGGAAWRRVLIPVLGALSSGWLLTKYFPNARGSGIPQTKFALFIHEGYISLKTVLGKFLCCSLSLASGIALGREGPSVQIGAGISSVLGRRCGLQPDDVKALIPVGCSAALAAAFNTPIAAVLFSLEEILGDLHAPVMGSVVISSATSWMVLHLILGDEPLFHVPAYQLVSPYEFVLYAVLGVIGGLASVAFVKLLLGLRIWFRRLPKWSVWMQPAVGGLLVGLLGWFLPEVLGVGYDYVERVLGGDLALKTVALLAILKIVATATCYSSGNAGGIFGPSLFIGAMVGGTVGSVAHAILPGSTANPGAYALIGMGTAFAGIVRTPLTSVIMIFEMTRDYSIIVPLMISNLISFFVSYRLQREPIYEALSHQEGVSLPTGETREHMARLTVSDVVESVPTLAVTTPLEPMRADLADGAGRAWPVMDGERLVGLLTAAAGRKMAAGATAGNLAAKEFPFVHPDHPLSLALEKMGDHHLNVLPVVSRANVSQLLGVVTLPEILKAYGVGGPLLGSGGER from the coding sequence ATGCGACGATGGACTGAGCCAGAGCAGGGCCAGTCCGGGCAGACACTTTTAATCCTCAGTTTCGTGATAGGCGCGCTTGTTGGGCTGGTGGTCGTGGCTTTTATCCTGCTGACGGGCCGTCTGGCCGCGCGGATGTACCCACCGGGCGGAGCGGCTTGGCGCCGTGTGCTGATTCCTGTTCTCGGTGCATTGAGCTCCGGCTGGCTGCTGACTAAGTACTTTCCCAACGCGCGTGGCAGCGGCATCCCGCAGACCAAATTCGCACTCTTCATCCACGAAGGCTACATTTCCCTGAAGACCGTACTCGGGAAGTTCCTGTGCTGTTCCCTCTCCCTGGCCAGCGGCATCGCTCTGGGCCGCGAGGGACCGTCGGTTCAGATCGGGGCCGGCATCTCATCGGTGCTGGGACGCAGATGCGGGTTGCAGCCGGACGATGTGAAGGCGCTGATTCCAGTGGGTTGTTCCGCGGCTCTCGCGGCGGCGTTCAACACGCCAATTGCCGCGGTGTTGTTCTCGCTGGAGGAGATCCTGGGCGATCTGCACGCCCCGGTCATGGGTTCCGTGGTCATCAGTTCGGCCACATCGTGGATGGTGCTACACCTGATTCTGGGCGACGAACCGTTGTTTCACGTGCCCGCTTACCAACTGGTGAGCCCCTACGAGTTTGTGTTGTACGCAGTGCTTGGAGTGATTGGCGGGCTGGCTTCGGTTGCCTTCGTGAAGTTGCTGCTGGGGCTGCGGATCTGGTTCCGCCGTCTGCCGAAGTGGTCGGTGTGGATGCAGCCGGCCGTCGGCGGCTTGCTCGTTGGCCTGCTCGGCTGGTTCCTGCCGGAAGTGCTCGGCGTTGGCTATGACTACGTGGAGCGGGTCCTGGGCGGAGACCTGGCCCTGAAGACGGTGGCTCTACTGGCGATCCTCAAAATCGTGGCCACGGCTACCTGCTACTCTTCCGGGAATGCGGGCGGCATCTTTGGCCCCAGCCTGTTCATCGGTGCCATGGTTGGGGGCACGGTGGGTAGCGTGGCTCACGCCATTCTGCCGGGCAGCACCGCGAATCCGGGCGCCTACGCCTTGATCGGCATGGGGACGGCATTCGCGGGCATCGTGCGCACACCGCTGACATCGGTGATCATGATCTTCGAGATGACGCGGGACTATTCGATCATTGTGCCGTTGATGATCTCGAATCTGATCAGCTTCTTTGTGTCCTACCGGCTGCAGCGTGAGCCAATCTACGAGGCGCTGTCACACCAGGAAGGCGTTTCGCTGCCTACCGGTGAGACGCGCGAACACATGGCGCGGCTCACCGTGTCGGATGTCGTTGAGAGTGTCCCGACGCTCGCCGTCACCACGCCACTGGAGCCGATGCGGGCCGATTTGGCGGATGGGGCCGGCCGGGCCTGGCCCGTCATGGATGGCGAACGCCTGGTGGGCTTGCTCACCGCGGCGGCCGGGCGGAAGATGGCGGCTGGCGCGACGGCTGGAAATCTCGCGGCGAAGGAGTTCCCATTTGTACACCCGGACCACCCGCTCAGTCTGGCCTTGGAGAAGATGGGCGACCATCATCTCAACGTCCTGCCGGTGGTGAGCCGGGCCAATGTCTCGCAACTGCTTGGGGTGGTGACGCTGCCTGAGATTCTGAAGGCTTACGGAGTCGGCGGCCCGCTGCTCGGGTCCGGGGGCGAGCGGTGA
- a CDS encoding FmdE family protein: protein MKTLPEYEQLAAVAHGHLCAGQILGLRMALHGLALLGLDDPTGAHRKRLVTFVEIDRCATDAISVVTGCRLGKRALKFLDFGKMAATFCDLETGRAVRLAARESSKQRAAELHPEIPEKNRQQMAAYRELSLDELFDVQWVKIRVGPEDLPGFKGPRVACAECGEGINFQREVVKDGRTLCRSCAGQHYYEPLSDHGPEDCR, encoded by the coding sequence ATGAAGACTTTGCCCGAGTACGAGCAACTGGCGGCGGTGGCGCATGGCCACCTGTGCGCGGGGCAGATTCTCGGCCTGCGGATGGCACTCCATGGACTGGCACTGCTGGGCCTGGACGACCCAACAGGCGCGCACCGGAAGCGGCTGGTGACCTTCGTCGAGATCGACCGCTGCGCGACGGACGCCATCAGTGTGGTGACGGGCTGCCGGCTGGGCAAGCGCGCTTTGAAGTTCCTGGATTTCGGCAAGATGGCCGCGACGTTCTGCGATTTGGAGACCGGCCGGGCGGTGCGCCTGGCGGCCAGGGAATCGAGTAAACAGAGGGCGGCGGAACTGCATCCCGAGATTCCGGAGAAGAACAGGCAGCAGATGGCGGCGTACCGCGAGCTGAGCCTCGACGAGCTGTTTGACGTGCAGTGGGTGAAGATTCGTGTGGGCCCGGAGGATCTGCCGGGATTCAAGGGCCCGCGAGTCGCCTGCGCGGAGTGCGGCGAGGGGATCAACTTCCAGCGCGAGGTTGTGAAGGACGGGCGCACACTGTGCCGGAGCTGCGCCGGACAGCACTACTATGAACCGCTATCAGATCACGGGCCGGAAGACTGCCGGTAG
- a CDS encoding DinB family protein — MVSKDTLLAHIEYSAWASRRLIEAAAELPESDLQRDFGTADKSILGTLVHLYRADKLWLARMHRAADKIVLADSDFQVSVLRDKWPEIYAGWRHYLAGLTDEQILESISYHDLKGNAWSTPIYQIVLHLVNHGTHHRGQASGFLRSLGHKPPVLDLIAYYRSL; from the coding sequence ATGGTCTCGAAAGACACGCTGCTCGCTCACATCGAATACTCGGCCTGGGCCTCTCGCCGCCTGATCGAAGCCGCCGCGGAGCTGCCGGAATCGGACCTCCAACGCGACTTTGGTACCGCCGACAAGTCCATCCTCGGCACGCTGGTTCATCTCTATCGCGCCGACAAGCTCTGGCTGGCCCGCATGCACCGGGCCGCCGACAAGATCGTCCTGGCCGATTCCGACTTCCAGGTCTCCGTCCTGCGCGACAAATGGCCCGAAATCTACGCCGGCTGGCGCCATTACCTCGCCGGGCTCACCGACGAACAGATTCTGGAATCAATCAGTTACCACGATCTCAAAGGTAACGCCTGGTCGACGCCCATCTACCAGATCGTGCTCCATCTCGTGAACCACGGCACCCACCACCGCGGTCAGGCGTCCGGATTTCTGCGCAGCCTGGGACACAAGCCGCCGGTTCTCGATCTCATCGCCTACTACCGCAGCCTCTAG
- a CDS encoding tetratricopeptide repeat protein, whose protein sequence is MKPSVVLAVLAISVGLIFIDRSLARLEQSEILGEAQSLFKEGSDLLAAGRAAESTRPLERAHVLQRSRRDYQLMLARAYVSAGRLTDAEAQLLPVLTADSNDGEANLVMARLQVKLGNDREAEAYYHRAVYGKWPVGAAVDEVRMELAEFLADAGQPQKLLAEVLLIQSDARVDLDRQRKIAHLLLVAGSPERAAASYRALLRKNADDVDALTGLAEADMALGEYSAAQDNLRRAQRLRPDDSQIRARMELAGLLSSLDPTPRRLASKEKFERSVRVLELAKADLRMCAQLKGAMARLQPALDDVELKQKQMHSMNNESAEVLLDFAQSLWRSRQQTCSTPVPESDPLPLLISKIGQ, encoded by the coding sequence GTGAAGCCCTCTGTGGTGCTGGCGGTCCTCGCCATTTCGGTGGGCCTGATATTCATTGACCGTTCCCTGGCGCGGCTGGAGCAGAGCGAGATCCTGGGCGAGGCACAGTCCCTGTTCAAGGAAGGAAGTGACCTGCTGGCGGCGGGGCGAGCGGCGGAATCAACCCGTCCGCTGGAGCGGGCCCATGTGCTGCAGCGTTCGAGGCGCGACTACCAGTTGATGTTGGCGCGCGCCTATGTGTCCGCTGGACGCCTGACGGACGCGGAAGCCCAACTGCTGCCCGTGTTGACCGCCGATTCCAACGACGGGGAAGCCAATCTGGTGATGGCCCGGCTGCAGGTGAAACTGGGCAACGATCGGGAGGCCGAGGCCTACTATCACCGTGCCGTGTACGGAAAGTGGCCGGTTGGGGCGGCGGTCGACGAAGTGCGGATGGAGCTGGCGGAGTTTCTGGCCGATGCCGGCCAACCGCAGAAGCTGCTGGCCGAGGTGCTGTTGATCCAGAGCGATGCGCGCGTGGATCTGGATCGCCAGCGCAAGATCGCGCACCTGCTGCTGGTGGCGGGGTCACCGGAGCGAGCTGCCGCCAGTTACCGTGCCTTGCTGCGAAAGAACGCCGATGACGTGGATGCGCTCACCGGGCTGGCTGAAGCGGACATGGCATTGGGCGAGTACTCCGCGGCGCAGGACAATCTGCGGCGGGCGCAGCGGTTGAGACCGGATGACAGTCAGATCCGGGCGCGCATGGAACTGGCCGGGCTGCTGAGTTCGCTGGATCCGACTCCGCGCCGGCTGGCGTCGAAGGAGAAGTTCGAGCGCAGCGTGCGCGTTCTGGAACTGGCGAAGGCTGACCTGCGGATGTGCGCCCAACTGAAAGGAGCGATGGCCCGGCTGCAGCCCGCCCTGGACGACGTTGAACTGAAGCAGAAGCAGATGCACAGCATGAACAACGAATCGGCCGAGGTTTTATTGGACTTCGCGCAATCGTTGTGGCGCAGCAGGCAGCAAACGTGCAGTACACCCGTACCCGAGAGCGATCCGTTGCCGCTGCTCATCAGCAAAATCGGGCAATAG
- a CDS encoding thiamine phosphate synthase: MNRYQITGRKTAGSTEALLASIARSDSAGVEMIQIREKDLDTRSLCELVSRVVSLCRHAKVLVNTRVDVALACGAHGAHLPGDSMAPLEWKAIVPAGFLFGVSCHHLEDLRAAEAGGADFAVFGPVFRPLSKQDERACWGLDGLKTAAASVRIPVYALGGITWENAGACVEAGAAGVAGITLFL, from the coding sequence ATGAACCGCTATCAGATCACGGGCCGGAAGACTGCCGGTAGCACCGAGGCGTTGCTAGCCTCCATCGCGCGGAGCGATTCGGCCGGCGTCGAGATGATCCAGATCAGGGAGAAGGATCTGGATACGCGGTCCCTCTGCGAACTGGTGAGCCGGGTGGTTTCTCTCTGCCGGCATGCCAAGGTGCTGGTGAATACGCGAGTCGACGTGGCCTTGGCCTGCGGAGCGCACGGCGCGCATCTGCCCGGCGATTCCATGGCCCCGCTGGAGTGGAAGGCCATTGTTCCGGCGGGGTTCCTCTTTGGTGTGTCCTGTCACCATCTGGAGGACCTGCGGGCGGCTGAGGCGGGCGGCGCGGACTTCGCCGTGTTCGGGCCGGTGTTCCGGCCGTTGTCGAAGCAGGACGAACGAGCGTGCTGGGGATTGGACGGACTAAAGACCGCGGCCGCGTCCGTCCGGATTCCCGTATACGCGCTGGGCGGAATCACGTGGGAGAACGCCGGCGCGTGTGTGGAGGCAGGCGCGGCGGGCGTGGCGGGCATCACCTTATTTCTATAG
- the fusA gene encoding elongation factor G, with the protein MKVYESTEVRNVALVGHGHSGKTSLAAGMLFTAGATNRLTRVDEGNTITDFDDEEINRKLTISTSLAAVEWKKKKLNVFDTPGFNLFMYDTKISMAAADAALVVVDGVSGVEVMTEKVWEYAEQYALPRAFMINKLDRERSDFGRALANIQEVFGRFCVPIYLPIGKERDFTGVVDVISMKAWTYTPDGDGQGKEIPIPASMADEAKAAHDALIEMIAEGKDELMEKFFENGTLPVEDIMGGLHDAVKDDKIFPVMCGSALRNIGTDLVMEFLQEFCPNPTEHPALKAMVGDHEEFKAITDKDHVTAYVFKTVADPFSGRLSFFKVCTGVLKNDINLVDMRSKSQERLAHISVPMGKTLQPVNELHAGDIGVVAKLKDVLTADTLCEKGDSIEYPKVQIPEPSIAYAIAAKSRNDEDRMGNSVAKILEEDQGLRFYRDTQTKDFLLAGSGGQHIEVIVSRLKKRYNVEVELRQPKIPYRETIRGFADVHGRHKKQTGGHGQFGDCRIKMEPLERGAGFEYVNNIFGGAVPRQFIPAIEKGILEAAARGYLAGFPVVDFRVTLYDGSYHDVDSSEMAFKIAGRKAFKLAMEQAKPTLLEPLMKVEVAAPVEFAGDLMSDMNGRRGRISGMDTKGGTQIIRAVVPMSEMLTYQNDLTSMTQGRASFSMEFSHYDYVPALNADKIVAAYKASATGEVEEDE; encoded by the coding sequence GTGAAGGTATACGAAAGCACTGAAGTCCGAAACGTGGCCCTCGTCGGTCACGGGCATAGCGGAAAGACGTCGCTCGCGGCCGGCATGCTGTTTACTGCTGGAGCGACGAATCGCTTGACCCGGGTCGATGAGGGCAACACGATCACGGATTTTGACGATGAGGAGATCAACAGGAAGCTGACGATTTCCACCTCTCTAGCCGCCGTGGAATGGAAGAAGAAGAAGCTGAACGTGTTCGACACGCCCGGCTTCAACCTCTTCATGTACGACACGAAGATCTCGATGGCCGCCGCGGATGCAGCGCTGGTGGTGGTGGACGGGGTCTCCGGCGTCGAAGTGATGACCGAGAAGGTGTGGGAGTACGCGGAGCAGTATGCGCTGCCGCGGGCTTTCATGATCAACAAACTGGATCGGGAGCGCAGCGATTTTGGGCGTGCGCTGGCGAACATCCAGGAGGTTTTCGGGCGCTTCTGTGTGCCGATCTATCTGCCGATAGGCAAAGAGCGGGACTTCACGGGCGTCGTGGATGTGATTTCGATGAAGGCCTGGACGTACACGCCGGACGGCGACGGACAGGGCAAGGAGATTCCGATTCCAGCGTCGATGGCGGACGAGGCGAAGGCCGCGCACGATGCGCTGATCGAGATGATCGCCGAAGGCAAGGACGAACTGATGGAAAAGTTCTTCGAGAACGGCACTCTGCCGGTCGAAGACATCATGGGCGGCCTGCACGACGCGGTGAAGGACGACAAGATTTTTCCGGTGATGTGCGGCTCGGCGCTGCGGAACATCGGCACCGATCTGGTGATGGAATTCCTGCAGGAGTTCTGCCCGAATCCGACCGAGCATCCGGCGTTGAAGGCCATGGTGGGTGACCACGAGGAATTCAAGGCGATCACGGATAAAGACCACGTGACGGCCTATGTGTTCAAGACCGTAGCCGATCCGTTTTCGGGCCGGCTGAGCTTCTTCAAGGTCTGCACGGGCGTGCTGAAGAACGACATCAACCTGGTGGACATGAGGAGCAAGAGCCAGGAGCGGTTGGCGCACATCAGCGTACCGATGGGCAAGACGTTGCAGCCGGTGAATGAGCTTCATGCGGGCGACATCGGCGTGGTGGCAAAGCTGAAGGACGTGTTGACTGCCGATACACTGTGCGAGAAGGGCGACTCGATCGAGTATCCGAAGGTTCAGATCCCGGAGCCGTCGATTGCGTACGCCATTGCGGCGAAGTCGAGGAACGACGAAGACCGCATGGGTAACTCGGTGGCGAAAATCCTGGAGGAAGACCAGGGGCTGCGGTTCTATCGCGATACCCAGACGAAGGACTTTCTGCTGGCGGGCAGCGGCGGGCAGCACATCGAAGTGATTGTGAGCCGGCTGAAGAAGCGCTACAACGTCGAGGTGGAACTGCGGCAGCCGAAGATCCCCTACCGGGAGACGATTCGTGGATTTGCCGACGTCCATGGACGGCACAAGAAGCAGACGGGCGGACACGGCCAGTTCGGCGATTGCCGCATCAAGATGGAGCCGCTGGAGCGTGGCGCGGGCTTCGAGTACGTCAATAACATCTTCGGTGGCGCGGTCCCGAGGCAGTTCATCCCGGCGATTGAGAAGGGCATTCTGGAGGCCGCGGCACGGGGCTATCTGGCCGGCTTCCCGGTGGTCGACTTCCGCGTGACGCTGTACGACGGGTCGTACCACGATGTGGACTCCTCGGAAATGGCGTTCAAGATCGCCGGCCGCAAAGCCTTCAAATTGGCGATGGAGCAGGCCAAGCCGACCCTGCTGGAGCCCTTGATGAAGGTGGAGGTGGCCGCACCGGTGGAGTTTGCCGGTGACCTGATGAGCGACATGAACGGCCGGCGGGGCCGCATCAGCGGCATGGACACCAAGGGCGGAACGCAGATCATCCGCGCCGTGGTGCCGATGTCGGAGATGTTGACGTATCAGAACGACCTGACCTCAATGACGCAGGGCCGGGCCTCGTTCTCGATGGAGTTTTCTCACTACGACTACGTGCCTGCGTTGAACGCCGACAAGATCGTCGCGGCGTACAAGGCTTCGGCCACGGGCGAAGTGGAAGAAGACGAGTAG
- a CDS encoding class I SAM-dependent methyltransferase, which produces MQPTERFTNRVDNYVKYRPGYPDALVRKLESEGLAAGSQVVDVACGTGISTELFLRNGYRVTGIEPNAAMREAALSQGFDVREGRGEATGLPDASADLVVCAQAFHWVDAEAARREFLRIVKPGGLIAIIWNIRLKTGSAFLEGLERLLVEGSPEYAAKFSGDKEDSVDVDTVFLPLVVERWTGPNEQVLDWQGLKGRLLSASYVPVGDEGFLGRLRAVYDRHQVAGMVRILYECRLYWLRAA; this is translated from the coding sequence ATGCAACCTACTGAACGCTTTACCAATCGGGTGGACAACTATGTGAAGTACCGGCCGGGGTATCCTGACGCACTAGTGCGGAAGCTCGAGAGCGAGGGGCTGGCGGCGGGCTCGCAGGTGGTGGATGTGGCCTGTGGGACCGGAATCTCGACGGAGCTGTTCCTGAGGAACGGCTATCGGGTGACGGGGATCGAGCCGAATGCGGCGATGCGTGAAGCAGCCCTGTCGCAGGGGTTCGACGTCAGGGAAGGGCGCGGAGAAGCGACGGGACTGCCAGATGCGTCCGCCGATCTCGTGGTGTGCGCGCAGGCGTTCCACTGGGTGGACGCGGAAGCCGCGCGGCGGGAGTTTCTGCGGATCGTGAAGCCGGGCGGACTGATCGCGATCATCTGGAACATCCGCCTGAAGACCGGAAGTGCGTTTCTGGAGGGGTTGGAGCGGTTGCTGGTGGAAGGCAGCCCGGAGTACGCCGCCAAGTTCTCAGGGGACAAGGAAGATTCGGTGGATGTGGACACTGTCTTCCTGCCCCTCGTGGTCGAACGGTGGACCGGGCCGAACGAGCAGGTGCTCGATTGGCAAGGACTGAAGGGGCGGCTGCTGTCGGCTTCGTATGTCCCCGTTGGGGATGAAGGGTTTCTCGGGCGCCTGCGGGCGGTCTACGACCGGCATCAGGTAGCCGGAATGGTACGGATACTCTACGAGTGCCGGCTCTATTGGCTGCGCGCCGCCTAG
- a CDS encoding class I SAM-dependent methyltransferase produces MPRLMGLFDKLFSKKKPTELTPDLANEIRRSFEESAADEEHFPSTIDPRIYHVKLIVDFFGNLGTGRALDIGCGKGRFARILKERNPQASIAAMDLAVAMLRFADGNLGRVAGSMLQLPFRSASFDAAYATESLEHAVDIERAVAEMCRVLKPGAKLVIIDKNAAHWGRLQTPQWEKWFHDEELKKLLRRHCRHVESKPISYWEDVEPDGMFLAWLAVK; encoded by the coding sequence GTGCCGCGCCTAATGGGCCTCTTCGACAAACTGTTTTCGAAAAAGAAGCCGACTGAACTGACGCCGGATCTCGCCAACGAGATCCGGCGTTCGTTTGAGGAGTCGGCCGCGGACGAGGAGCACTTCCCGTCGACGATCGATCCGCGCATTTACCACGTCAAGTTGATCGTCGACTTCTTCGGTAACCTGGGGACGGGCCGCGCGCTGGACATCGGCTGTGGCAAGGGGCGGTTTGCGCGCATCCTGAAAGAGCGGAATCCGCAGGCGTCCATCGCGGCGATGGATCTGGCCGTGGCGATGCTGCGGTTCGCGGATGGCAATCTGGGGCGAGTGGCGGGCTCGATGCTGCAACTGCCGTTTCGCAGTGCGAGCTTCGACGCGGCCTACGCGACTGAGTCGTTGGAGCACGCGGTCGACATCGAACGCGCTGTGGCGGAGATGTGCCGGGTGCTGAAGCCGGGCGCGAAGCTGGTGATCATCGACAAGAACGCCGCGCACTGGGGGCGGCTGCAGACTCCGCAGTGGGAGAAGTGGTTCCACGACGAGGAGCTGAAGAAACTGCTGCGGCGGCATTGCCGGCACGTGGAATCGAAGCCAATCTCCTATTGGGAGGACGTCGAGCCGGACGGCATGTTCCTGGCGTGGCTGGCCGTCAAATAG